The Solanum lycopersicum chromosome 6, SLM_r2.1 genome has a window encoding:
- the LOC101250512 gene encoding enoyl-CoA delta isomerase 2, peroxisomal gives MCTLEKAGNIFYLTLTGNDEHRLNPTLIATLRSTLAQVKSQSVKGSVLITKADGRFFSNGFDLKYAQAGGSAKASIDRLRSMVDSLKPVVADFMSLPIPTIAAVTGHAAAAGLLLAMSHDYIMMRSDKGVLYMSELDIGMTLPDYFTAMIRSKIGSAVARRDLVLKTSKIRGEDAVRMGMVDSAHGTAEETVDAAVQLAEELGKKRWDGKAYAEIRKSLFPELCGILGLKDVEVLPSHL, from the coding sequence ATGTGCACATTAGAAAAAGCCGGCAACATCTTCTATCTTACGCTTACCGGCAACGACGAGCACCGATTGAATCCTACTCTCATCGCGACCCTCCGATCAACACTAGCGCAAGTTAAATCCCAATCCGTTAAGGGTTCCGTTCTAATAACCAAAGCCGATGGAAGATTCTTCTCCAACGGCTTTGATCTAAAGTATGCACAAGCCGGAGGCTCAGCAAAAGCTTCTATCGATCGGCTTAGGAGCATGGTGGATTCGTTAAAGCCAGTGGTTGCCGATTTCATGTCACTCCCGATTCCAACCATCGCTGCCGTTACCGGCCACGCTGCGGCGGCAGGGCTGTTGTTAGCGATGAGTCATGATTATATAATGATGAGATCGGATAAAGGCGTGTTGTATATGAGTGAATTGGATATAGGGATGACTTTGCCGGATTATTTCACGGCGATGATTAGGTCTAAGATTGGATCGGCAGTTGCTCGGCGAGATTTGGTGTTGAAAACGTCGAAGATTAGAGGAGAGGATGCGGTGAGGATGGGAATGGTGGATTCGGCGCATGGTACGGCGGAGGAGACGGTGGATGCGGCGGTGCAACTGGCGGAGGAGCTGGGAAAAAAGCGTTGGGATGGTAAAGCGTATGCAGAGATCAGAAAATCGTTGTTTCCAGAATTGTGCGGAATATTAGGGTTGAAAGACGTTGAAGTTTTGCCTTCACACCTTTGA